Proteins encoded within one genomic window of Acidobacteriota bacterium:
- the lipB gene encoding lipoyl(octanoyl) transferase LipB — MRRRCEARRLGRVAYPEATRLQESLVRDLAAGTGGEALLLLEHPHVVTLGRGADGSNVLLDEGTRAARGIGVHGTGRGGDVTYHGPGQLVGYPVIDLRPDRCDVHRYVRDLEEVLIRAARDFGVDSARVEGRTGVWAGGRKLAAIGVRVSRWITSHGFAFNVTTDLSYFGHIVPCGITDAGVTSLRELTGESFGLDAVARACARHFGEVFDREVVAADAGGLAAPPASLAAAASGGR; from the coding sequence ATGCGACGCCGCTGCGAGGCGAGGCGCCTCGGCCGGGTCGCCTACCCCGAGGCGACGCGGCTCCAGGAGTCGCTCGTCCGCGATCTTGCGGCGGGGACGGGAGGCGAGGCCCTTCTTCTCCTCGAGCACCCCCACGTCGTCACGCTCGGCCGGGGAGCGGACGGGTCGAACGTCCTCCTCGACGAGGGGACGCGCGCGGCCCGGGGCATCGGCGTCCACGGGACGGGGCGCGGCGGCGACGTCACGTACCACGGCCCCGGCCAGCTCGTCGGCTATCCCGTCATCGACCTGCGCCCCGACCGCTGCGACGTGCACCGGTACGTCCGCGATCTCGAGGAGGTGCTGATCCGCGCCGCGCGCGATTTCGGCGTCGACTCCGCGCGCGTCGAGGGGCGCACGGGCGTCTGGGCCGGCGGCCGCAAGCTCGCGGCGATCGGCGTGAGGGTCAGCCGGTGGATCACGAGCCACGGCTTCGCCTTCAACGTCACGACCGATCTCTCGTACTTCGGGCACATCGTCCCGTGCGGCATCACCGACGCGGGGGTGACGTCCCTGCGGGAGCTAACCGGTGAATCGTTCGGCCTCGACGCGGTCGCGCGCGCCTGCGCGCGGCACTTCGGGGAGGTCTTCGATCGCGAGGTCGTCGCGGCGGATGCCGGCGGCCTCGCCGCGCCGCCGGCCTCGCTCGCCGCCGCGGCGTCCGGGGGGCGCTGA
- a CDS encoding alpha-ketoacid dehydrogenase subunit beta, whose amino-acid sequence MAQATYLEAIRQALTEEMERDARVFLLGEDIGAYGGAFKVTAGLRDRFGDRRVIDTPIAEAGIVGAAVGAALAGMRPVAEMQFIDFIACGFNQLVNFAAKCRWRWGGGVPMVVRGPCGGGVRAGPFHSQNVEAHFFHVPGLKIVEPATAYDAKGLLKSAIRDEDPVLFLEHKFLYRRVKEDLPDEDYAVPLGVAATRRQGSDLAIVTYGAMVHTALDAARRLEQDGVSTEVLDLRTLLPLDDDAILAAAAKTGKVIVLHEDTRTGGIGAEIASRIGERAFEYLDGPVVRVTAPDTPAPYAAPLEDLFIPDAAKVVAAARELIAY is encoded by the coding sequence ATGGCCCAGGCGACGTACCTCGAGGCGATCCGGCAGGCGCTCACCGAAGAGATGGAGCGCGACGCGAGGGTCTTCCTTCTCGGCGAGGACATCGGCGCGTACGGGGGGGCGTTCAAGGTGACCGCGGGTCTTCGGGATCGCTTCGGCGACCGGCGCGTCATCGACACGCCGATCGCGGAGGCGGGGATCGTCGGGGCCGCCGTCGGGGCGGCGCTCGCCGGGATGCGCCCCGTGGCCGAGATGCAGTTCATCGACTTCATCGCCTGCGGGTTCAACCAGCTCGTCAACTTCGCGGCCAAGTGCCGCTGGCGCTGGGGCGGGGGGGTTCCGATGGTGGTGCGCGGGCCGTGCGGCGGCGGCGTGAGGGCGGGGCCGTTCCACTCCCAGAACGTCGAGGCGCACTTCTTCCACGTGCCGGGGCTGAAGATCGTGGAGCCGGCGACCGCCTACGACGCGAAGGGGCTGTTGAAGTCGGCGATCCGCGACGAGGACCCGGTCCTCTTCCTCGAGCACAAGTTCCTGTACCGCCGCGTGAAGGAGGACCTGCCCGACGAGGACTACGCGGTCCCGCTGGGGGTCGCCGCGACGCGGCGGCAGGGGAGCGATCTCGCGATCGTGACGTACGGTGCTATGGTCCACACGGCCCTCGACGCGGCGCGCCGCCTCGAGCAGGACGGCGTCTCCACCGAGGTGCTGGACCTCCGGACGCTCCTCCCCCTCGACGACGACGCAATCCTCGCGGCGGCCGCGAAGACCGGCAAGGTGATCGTGCTCCACGAGGACACGCGCACCGGCGGCATCGGCGCCGAGATCGCCTCGCGCATCGGGGAGCGCGCGTTCGAGTACCTCGACGGGCCCGTCGTGCGCGTCACGGCGCCGGACACCCCGGCCCCGTACGCGGCGCCGCTCGAGGACCTCTTCATTCCGGACGCGGCGAAGGTCGTCGCGGCCGCCAGGGAACTGATCGCGTACTGA
- a CDS encoding metalloregulator ArsR/SmtB family transcription factor, whose amino-acid sequence MRSTLASDVAPVVRLFKALGDETRLRIVALLSHGELCVCHFQEALALPQTNVSRQLGVLRAAGVVGTRRSGSWVHYRLAKQNDPRCSRQLKLLVRSFSRGHISREDLARLLKARGPDSCP is encoded by the coding sequence ATGCGCTCGACACTCGCTTCGGACGTCGCCCCCGTGGTCCGACTGTTCAAGGCCCTCGGGGACGAGACGAGGCTTCGGATCGTCGCCCTCCTCTCGCACGGCGAGCTCTGCGTCTGCCACTTCCAGGAGGCGCTGGCCCTGCCTCAAACCAACGTGTCGCGCCAGTTGGGAGTCCTTCGAGCCGCCGGCGTCGTCGGGACTCGACGCTCCGGCTCCTGGGTTCACTACCGTCTCGCGAAGCAGAACGACCCGCGCTGCAGCCGGCAGCTCAAGCTCCTCGTCCGATCGTTCTCGAGGGGCCACATCTCCCGCGAGGATCTCGCCCGCCTCCTGAAGGCGCGCGGCCCGGACTCCTGCCCATGA
- a CDS encoding FAD-dependent oxidoreductase → MREDLARRTMAEYVVVGAGIMGLSTARELRERGHDVALVDAFGPGNPRATSSDENRVIRCGYGGADLYSKWAKRSLAMWASWQLRWDEQVLYACGVLWLVMSDEAYGMSIVADLTRNRVPFDVLDARALKRRYPQIDPRGVKWSILETGSGTLLARKSCLAIAREFELSGGRVVRAEVRPGGAVGRRLKNVVSGSSTISGRAFVFACGPWLPRLFPALLKRKIAVTRKDVFYFGTPPGDERFDVSRLPVWLELGTKCYGIPSVDGRGFKATADLPGRAVDPSTMSRTPSAAILKVTRACLKRRFPGMAAAPVVESRVCQYEATKDDQMIFDRHPDFENVWIVGGGSGHCFKHGPVIGELVADVVAGPPSAVDLIPEPLRLSHVPAGRSF, encoded by the coding sequence ATGAGAGAGGATCTTGCGCGCCGCACCATGGCCGAGTACGTCGTCGTCGGCGCCGGCATCATGGGGCTCTCCACCGCGCGGGAGCTCAGAGAGCGCGGTCACGACGTCGCGCTCGTCGACGCCTTCGGGCCCGGGAATCCGCGCGCGACCTCCTCGGACGAGAACCGCGTGATCCGCTGCGGCTACGGTGGGGCGGACCTCTACTCGAAGTGGGCGAAGCGCTCCCTGGCGATGTGGGCGAGCTGGCAGCTGCGGTGGGACGAGCAGGTCCTCTACGCGTGCGGCGTCCTGTGGCTCGTGATGTCGGACGAGGCGTACGGGATGTCGATCGTCGCCGACCTCACGCGCAACCGCGTTCCCTTCGACGTGCTCGACGCCCGCGCTTTGAAGCGCCGCTACCCTCAGATCGATCCGCGCGGCGTGAAGTGGTCGATCCTCGAGACCGGCTCCGGCACGCTCCTCGCGCGGAAGTCCTGCCTCGCCATCGCGCGCGAGTTCGAGCTCTCCGGGGGGCGCGTCGTGCGCGCGGAGGTGCGGCCCGGGGGCGCGGTCGGGCGTCGTCTGAAGAACGTCGTGTCCGGGTCCTCGACGATCTCCGGCCGCGCCTTCGTCTTCGCGTGTGGCCCGTGGCTCCCGCGCCTCTTCCCGGCGCTTCTGAAGCGGAAGATCGCGGTGACGCGGAAGGACGTCTTCTACTTCGGCACGCCCCCCGGCGACGAGCGCTTCGACGTCTCGCGGCTTCCGGTGTGGCTCGAGCTGGGGACGAAGTGCTACGGGATTCCGTCGGTCGACGGCCGGGGGTTCAAGGCGACCGCCGATCTTCCGGGGCGCGCGGTGGACCCTTCGACGATGAGCCGCACGCCGTCGGCGGCGATCCTGAAGGTGACGCGCGCGTGCCTGAAGCGGAGATTCCCCGGCATGGCCGCGGCTCCGGTCGTCGAAAGCCGCGTCTGCCAGTACGAGGCGACGAAGGACGATCAGATGATCTTCGACCGCCACCCCGACTTCGAAAACGTCTGGATCGTCGGCGGGGGGTCGGGACACTGCTTCAAGCACGGGCCGGTGATCGGCGAGCTCGTCGCCGACGTCGTGGCGGGGCCGCCGTCCGCGGTGGATCTCATCCCGGAGCCGCTCCGCCTCTCGCACGTTCCGGCCGGCCGGAGCTTCTAG
- the sucB gene encoding 2-oxoglutarate dehydrogenase, E2 component, dihydrolipoamide succinyltransferase: MKVDVIMPQMGESIAEGTVLRYLKKVGESVKRDEDILEISTDKVDATVPSPASGVLAEILVPEGKTVEINAVLARVETEAGAALSTPAAASVQAPSPAPQQPPASRPAQTSPPAAPPMAAPAPSHGRALSSADLSAQRRAGQIPTKEELRRVRSTPLVRRIAAEHGVDISHLQGSGISGRVTRNDIMAHLDAGGAGAAVMPATAAPSHASAAAPASPAIAYAPGEDVRVEPLTNIRKIIAEHMIVSRRTSAHVHTVYEVDMTKVVKLREKHKATFEAREGIKLTYTPFVIKAAIEGLKAFPAVNASIDGNSVVYHRRVHFGVAVALDWGLIVPVIRNADEKNLLGIARSVNDLGTRARTRKLGPDEIQGSTFTLTNPGAFGGLYGMPIINQPNVAILGIGVIQKRPVVIDDAIAIRSMMYMVLGYDHRLVDGAVAEQFLSHVKGTLERGTFTDLS, encoded by the coding sequence ATGAAAGTCGACGTCATCATGCCCCAGATGGGGGAGAGCATCGCGGAGGGGACGGTCCTCCGCTACCTGAAAAAGGTCGGAGAGAGCGTCAAGCGCGACGAGGACATCCTCGAGATCTCCACCGACAAGGTGGACGCGACGGTTCCCTCCCCCGCGAGCGGCGTGCTCGCCGAGATCCTCGTCCCCGAGGGGAAGACCGTCGAGATCAACGCGGTCCTCGCGCGCGTCGAGACGGAGGCGGGCGCCGCCCTTTCGACGCCGGCCGCCGCGAGCGTCCAGGCGCCGTCCCCCGCGCCGCAGCAGCCTCCCGCGTCACGTCCTGCGCAGACTTCGCCCCCCGCGGCGCCGCCGATGGCCGCACCCGCGCCGTCGCACGGCCGCGCCCTCTCGAGCGCGGATCTCTCGGCGCAGCGACGCGCGGGCCAGATCCCGACGAAGGAGGAGCTGCGGCGCGTGCGATCGACCCCTCTCGTCCGCCGCATCGCCGCGGAGCACGGCGTCGACATCTCGCACCTCCAGGGCTCGGGGATCTCCGGGCGCGTCACGCGCAACGACATCATGGCCCACCTCGACGCCGGCGGCGCCGGCGCCGCGGTGATGCCGGCGACGGCGGCCCCGTCCCACGCCTCCGCGGCCGCTCCGGCCTCGCCGGCGATCGCGTACGCGCCGGGCGAGGACGTCCGCGTCGAGCCCCTCACGAACATCCGGAAGATCATCGCCGAGCACATGATCGTCTCCCGCCGGACCTCGGCTCACGTCCACACGGTCTACGAGGTGGACATGACGAAGGTCGTGAAGCTGCGCGAGAAGCACAAGGCGACCTTCGAGGCGCGCGAGGGGATCAAGCTCACGTACACGCCGTTCGTCATCAAGGCGGCGATCGAGGGGCTCAAGGCCTTCCCGGCCGTCAACGCCTCGATCGACGGCAACAGCGTCGTCTACCACCGCCGAGTGCACTTCGGCGTGGCCGTCGCGCTCGACTGGGGGCTCATCGTCCCGGTCATCCGGAACGCCGACGAGAAGAACCTCCTCGGGATCGCGCGCTCGGTGAACGACCTCGGCACGCGCGCCAGGACGCGCAAGCTCGGCCCCGACGAGATCCAGGGGAGCACCTTCACCCTGACCAACCCCGGGGCCTTCGGCGGCCTCTACGGGATGCCGATCATCAACCAGCCGAACGTCGCCATCCTCGGCATCGGCGTCATCCAGAAGCGCCCGGTCGTCATCGACGACGCGATCGCGATCCGATCGATGATGTACATGGTCCTCGGCTACGACCACCGCCTGGTCGACGGCGCCGTCGCCGAGCAGTTCCTCTCGCACGTCAAGGGGACGCTCGAGCGCGGCACCTTCACGGACCTGAGCTGA
- the lipA gene encoding lipoyl synthase, with translation MRGRVDAPLAKPEWIKIRLRTGEDYGRIRGMVKDLNLHTVCEEARCPNIFECWSHGTGTFMIMGADCTRRCGFCAVGKEIPKALDPDEPRHVAEAVRKLKLRHAVITSVDRDDLGDGGAAHFARTIHEVRRLNEGCAIEVLIPDFQGDLAALRAVMAARPEILNHNMETVPSLYRRVRAGADYAQSLKILKAAAESKAAYPVRTKSGVMVGVGETLDEMLALMDDLRAADCDIMTIGQYLRPSMQHLPVERYYAPEEFARLKEEGLARGFKHVESGPLVRSSYHAHEQTAGEPTVAADAR, from the coding sequence ATGAGAGGCCGCGTGGACGCTCCGCTCGCCAAGCCCGAGTGGATCAAGATCCGCCTCAGGACGGGGGAGGACTACGGCCGGATCCGCGGCATGGTGAAGGACCTGAACCTCCACACCGTCTGCGAGGAGGCGCGCTGCCCGAACATCTTCGAGTGCTGGAGCCACGGCACCGGCACCTTCATGATCATGGGCGCTGACTGCACGCGCCGGTGCGGCTTCTGCGCCGTCGGGAAGGAGATCCCGAAGGCGCTCGACCCGGACGAGCCCCGGCACGTGGCCGAGGCGGTGCGGAAGCTCAAGCTTCGCCACGCCGTCATCACCTCGGTCGATCGCGACGATCTCGGAGACGGCGGCGCCGCCCACTTCGCGCGGACGATTCACGAGGTGCGGCGCCTCAACGAGGGGTGCGCCATCGAGGTGCTGATCCCGGATTTCCAGGGGGATCTCGCGGCGCTGAGGGCGGTGATGGCCGCCCGCCCCGAGATCCTCAATCACAACATGGAGACGGTGCCGTCGCTCTACCGCCGCGTGCGCGCCGGCGCTGACTACGCGCAGTCGCTGAAGATCCTGAAGGCGGCGGCGGAGTCGAAAGCGGCCTACCCCGTGCGCACGAAGTCCGGCGTCATGGTCGGCGTGGGCGAGACCCTCGACGAGATGCTCGCGCTCATGGACGATCTGCGCGCCGCCGACTGCGACATCATGACCATCGGCCAGTACCTGCGGCCGTCGATGCAGCACCTCCCGGTGGAGCGCTACTACGCCCCCGAGGAGTTCGCGCGACTCAAGGAGGAAGGGCTGGCGCGAGGCTTCAAGCACGTCGAGTCGGGGCCGCTGGTGCGCTCTTCGTACCACGCGCACGAGCAGACGGCCGGCGAACCGACGGTCGCCGCCGATGCCCGCTGA
- a CDS encoding universal stress protein: protein MRALVYANRPDRARQVVSWVSALTGKIPGEAVVQVMAEASPAEIEAARILAEGLAPATGAPPRRLTSPGGSPEEVIAAQAAEGDYSLVVLAPAGRKGFIRLFYGSMVAHVVRRVSTSVLVVRGVGAAPPKKILVCVSGSRHSLTNVTVAAQLAGLFGAELTLLTVLSQVSVDLAGREPFGGDPDALLETDHPLAGHLRVAGELAERMGARAAVRVRQGLIAGEIVEEAKGSGADLLVVGTHRAEDFDTVYDDITDQIVQSSPVSTLVVGLRAALL, encoded by the coding sequence TTGAGAGCTCTCGTGTACGCGAACCGCCCGGACAGGGCCCGCCAGGTGGTCTCGTGGGTCTCGGCCCTCACCGGCAAGATTCCCGGTGAGGCCGTCGTCCAGGTCATGGCCGAAGCCTCCCCCGCCGAGATCGAGGCGGCCCGCATTCTGGCCGAGGGGCTGGCGCCCGCGACCGGCGCGCCGCCGAGACGGCTCACGTCCCCGGGAGGATCCCCCGAGGAGGTGATCGCGGCGCAGGCCGCCGAAGGGGACTACAGCCTGGTCGTCCTCGCGCCGGCCGGGCGCAAGGGGTTCATCCGGCTCTTCTACGGATCGATGGTGGCGCACGTGGTCCGGCGCGTGAGCACCTCGGTGCTCGTCGTCCGGGGCGTGGGCGCCGCTCCTCCGAAGAAGATCCTCGTGTGCGTCTCCGGATCGAGGCACTCGCTCACCAACGTGACGGTCGCCGCCCAGCTCGCCGGGCTCTTCGGGGCCGAGCTCACGCTGCTCACGGTTCTCTCCCAGGTGAGCGTCGATCTCGCGGGAAGGGAGCCCTTCGGCGGCGATCCGGACGCGCTCCTCGAGACGGATCATCCCCTCGCAGGACATCTCCGAGTCGCGGGAGAGCTGGCGGAGAGGATGGGCGCGCGCGCGGCGGTGAGGGTGCGGCAGGGGCTGATCGCCGGGGAGATCGTCGAGGAGGCGAAGGGCTCGGGCGCCGATCTTCTCGTCGTGGGAACGCACCGCGCCGAGGACTTCGACACGGTGTACGACGACATCACGGATCAGATCGTGCAGTCGTCTCCCGTGTCGACGCTGGTCGTGGGGCTGAGGGCGGCGCTCCTCTGA
- the arsB gene encoding ACR3 family arsenite efflux transporter: MRLYSCRQPCETTRSARRSRVEARRLGFFERYLTLWVGLCMVAGILLGKTLPGVTSAIRGFEVGATSHINIAMAALIWLMIYPMMLKIDLGSLAGVTRRPGGLVITLIVNWLVKPFSMALLGWIFFKHLFLPLIGPELADQYVAGVIILAAAPCTAMVFVWSYLTEGDPAYTLVQVSLNDLVMLVLFAPIVGFLVRGASNLQVPFQVLLDSVVAFIVIPLAMGSLSRWALIRLKGRVWLEESFLPRFHPVTTLALLATLVLIFAFQSDNLTGRTFDVVLIAVPILLQVYFNAALAYGLMAAFRIRHDIAAPGALIGASNFFELAVAVAITLFGPSSGAALATVVGVLVEVPVMLSVCAACNRTRHWFPASAQVRPVARASPR; encoded by the coding sequence ATGCGGTTATACTCATGTCGTCAACCCTGCGAAACGACGCGATCGGCGAGGAGGTCACGAGTGGAAGCCAGACGCCTGGGTTTCTTCGAGCGGTATCTGACGCTCTGGGTCGGGCTCTGCATGGTCGCCGGGATTCTACTGGGGAAGACGCTCCCCGGCGTGACGTCGGCGATTCGCGGGTTCGAAGTCGGCGCCACGAGCCACATCAACATCGCGATGGCGGCGCTCATCTGGCTGATGATCTACCCGATGATGCTGAAGATCGACCTCGGCAGCCTCGCCGGCGTGACGCGAAGGCCCGGCGGCCTTGTCATCACGCTGATCGTGAACTGGCTCGTGAAGCCGTTCTCGATGGCGCTCCTCGGCTGGATCTTCTTCAAGCACCTCTTCCTGCCCCTCATCGGCCCCGAGCTGGCGGACCAGTACGTGGCCGGCGTCATCATCCTCGCGGCCGCCCCGTGCACGGCGATGGTCTTCGTCTGGTCGTACCTGACGGAAGGGGATCCCGCGTACACCCTCGTGCAGGTCTCGCTGAACGACCTCGTGATGCTGGTCCTGTTCGCACCGATTGTCGGTTTCCTCGTTCGGGGCGCGAGCAATCTTCAGGTGCCGTTCCAGGTGCTCCTCGACAGCGTCGTCGCGTTCATCGTGATCCCGCTGGCGATGGGGAGCCTCAGCCGTTGGGCGCTGATCCGGCTCAAGGGCCGGGTGTGGCTCGAGGAAAGCTTCCTGCCGCGATTCCATCCCGTGACGACGCTCGCGCTCCTCGCGACGCTCGTCCTGATCTTCGCGTTCCAGTCCGACAACCTGACGGGCAGGACCTTTGACGTCGTCCTGATTGCCGTCCCGATTCTGCTCCAGGTCTACTTCAACGCCGCGCTGGCGTACGGCCTCATGGCGGCCTTCCGGATCCGCCACGACATCGCCGCCCCGGGTGCGCTCATCGGCGCCAGCAACTTCTTCGAGCTGGCCGTCGCCGTGGCCATCACGCTCTTCGGCCCCTCCTCGGGAGCCGCGCTGGCCACCGTCGTGGGGGTGCTCGTCGAAGTGCCGGTGATGCTCTCCGTGTGCGCCGCGTGCAACCGGACGCGGCACTGGTTTCCGGCGAGTGCCCAAGTGCGCCCGGTGGCGCGCGCATCTCCGCGTTGA
- a CDS encoding arsenate reductase ArsC: protein MVRVLFACVHNAGRSQMAAALFNQLVRPTVAEALSAGTEPAAGIHPVVVDVMREAGMDLSNGTPRLLTPELARSVQLLVTMGCGEECPVVPGVERQDWPLPDPKGQPPERVRQIREAIRDRVAALLAAKGWD from the coding sequence CTGGTCAGAGTGCTCTTCGCATGTGTCCACAACGCCGGCCGATCGCAGATGGCGGCCGCGCTGTTCAATCAGCTGGTCCGACCAACCGTCGCGGAGGCGCTCTCCGCGGGAACGGAGCCGGCGGCAGGGATTCACCCCGTCGTCGTGGACGTGATGCGCGAAGCAGGGATGGATCTCTCGAATGGGACGCCGCGCCTGCTCACACCGGAGCTCGCCCGGTCGGTCCAGTTGCTGGTCACGATGGGATGCGGCGAGGAGTGTCCGGTCGTCCCAGGAGTCGAGCGACAGGACTGGCCGCTCCCCGACCCGAAGGGTCAGCCGCCCGAGCGCGTGCGGCAGATCCGGGAGGCAATCCGGGATCGCGTGGCGGCGCTCTTGGCGGCGAAGGGCTGGGACTGA
- the lpdA gene encoding dihydrolipoyl dehydrogenase: MPTEKCDVAVIGSGPGGYVAAIRAGQLGLKTILIERDPLLGGTCLHRGCIPTKALLHSASILDTVRDAGSFGVKAGDPTVDFEGVHRHKNKVVRSNAKGIEFLMKKNGVTVLTGTGKLAGKGRITVAGGAMTSDIEAASIIVATGSAPRAIPAVKIDGKRVLTSDELLELKQIPKSLIVLGAGAVGVEFATVFNRFGSRVTLVEMLPRILPIEDEECSAELEKALRKRKITILTGVTAEGFEVSASSVKMRATAPDGTSTPLEAEILLVAVGRRPVTDGLNLEATKAVVEKGFIKVDPFMRSAEPGLYAIGDVVAMEGGPHPQLAHVASAEGVLAAEHIAGREAHPLNYGQIPSCTYCEPEVASVGISERKARERGFDVKVGKFPWTALGKAKILGASEGFVKIVSEAKYGEILGVHIVGPHATDLIAEAVVAMKAEATVDELVHTVHAHPTLAEGIHEAAEGVLGSYIHI, from the coding sequence ATGCCCACCGAGAAGTGCGATGTCGCCGTGATCGGCAGCGGGCCCGGCGGCTACGTGGCCGCCATCCGCGCCGGGCAGCTCGGATTGAAGACGATCCTGATCGAGCGCGACCCGCTCCTGGGCGGGACGTGCCTTCACCGGGGGTGCATCCCGACGAAGGCTCTCCTCCACTCGGCCTCGATTCTCGACACCGTCCGCGACGCCGGCTCGTTCGGCGTGAAGGCCGGCGACCCGACGGTCGATTTCGAGGGGGTCCACCGCCACAAGAACAAGGTCGTGAGGAGCAACGCGAAGGGAATCGAGTTCCTCATGAAGAAGAACGGCGTGACCGTTCTCACCGGCACGGGGAAGCTCGCAGGGAAGGGGCGGATCACGGTCGCCGGCGGCGCCATGACGTCCGACATCGAGGCGGCCAGCATCATCGTCGCGACCGGCTCGGCCCCCCGCGCGATCCCCGCGGTCAAGATCGACGGCAAGCGCGTCCTCACGAGCGACGAGCTCCTCGAGCTGAAGCAGATCCCGAAGTCCCTCATCGTTCTCGGGGCCGGCGCCGTGGGCGTCGAGTTCGCGACGGTCTTCAACCGGTTCGGCAGCCGGGTCACGCTGGTCGAGATGCTCCCCCGGATCCTCCCCATCGAGGACGAGGAGTGCTCGGCCGAGCTCGAGAAGGCGCTGCGGAAACGCAAGATCACCATCCTGACCGGCGTCACGGCCGAGGGGTTCGAGGTCTCGGCCTCATCGGTGAAGATGAGGGCCACCGCGCCGGACGGGACGTCGACGCCGCTCGAGGCGGAGATCCTCCTCGTGGCCGTCGGCCGCCGGCCGGTGACGGACGGGCTCAACCTCGAAGCCACGAAGGCGGTCGTCGAGAAGGGGTTCATCAAGGTCGACCCCTTCATGCGCAGCGCGGAGCCGGGCCTCTACGCCATCGGCGACGTCGTCGCCATGGAGGGGGGGCCGCACCCGCAGCTCGCTCACGTCGCGTCGGCCGAAGGGGTCCTCGCCGCGGAGCACATCGCCGGGCGCGAGGCTCACCCGCTGAACTACGGCCAGATCCCCTCGTGCACGTACTGCGAGCCCGAGGTGGCGAGCGTCGGCATCTCCGAGAGGAAGGCGCGCGAGCGGGGGTTCGACGTGAAGGTCGGCAAGTTCCCGTGGACGGCGCTCGGCAAGGCCAAGATCCTCGGCGCGAGCGAGGGGTTCGTCAAGATCGTCTCCGAGGCGAAGTACGGGGAGATCCTCGGCGTCCACATCGTCGGCCCGCACGCCACCGATCTCATCGCGGAGGCGGTGGTCGCGATGAAGGCCGAGGCCACCGTGGACGAGCTCGTCCACACGGTGCACGCGCATCCCACCCTCGCGGAGGGGATTCACGAGGCGGCGGAAGGCGTCCTCGGAAGCTATATCCACATCTGA